The Streptococcus pluranimalium genome contains a region encoding:
- a CDS encoding YlxQ-related RNA-binding protein, whose protein sequence is MNNQQQLANLIGLAQRAGKVISGEELVVKAIQHQEATLIFLANDAGDNLTKKITDKSKYYQIEVSTVFNTLELSMAVGKPRKVVTIVDAGFSKKMRTLMA, encoded by the coding sequence TTGAATAATCAGCAACAATTAGCCAATTTAATCGGACTAGCACAGCGAGCTGGAAAAGTTATATCAGGTGAGGAATTGGTTGTTAAAGCCATTCAACATCAGGAAGCAACATTAATTTTTCTAGCCAACGATGCTGGTGATAATTTGACTAAAAAAATTACAGATAAAAGTAAATACTATCAAATAGAAGTCTCCACAGTGTTTAATACACTGGAATTAAGCATGGCAGTAGGAAAACCTAGGAAGGTTGTTACTATTGTTGATGCTGGATTTTCAAAGAAAATGAGGACTCTTATGGCATAA